A window from Streptomyces sp. NBC_00299 encodes these proteins:
- the rpsL gene encoding 30S ribosomal protein S12: MPTIQQLVRKGRQDKVEKNKTPALEGSPQRRGVCTRVFTTTPKKPNSALRKVARVRLTSGIEVTAYIPGEGHNLQEHSIVLVRGGRVKDLPGVRYKIIRGSLDTQGVKNRKQARSRYGAKKEK; encoded by the coding sequence GTGCCTACGATCCAGCAGCTGGTCCGTAAGGGCCGGCAGGACAAGGTCGAGAAGAACAAGACGCCCGCACTCGAGGGTTCCCCTCAGCGTCGTGGCGTCTGCACGCGTGTGTTCACGACCACCCCGAAGAAGCCGAACTCGGCCCTGCGTAAGGTCGCGCGTGTGCGTCTGACCAGCGGGATCGAGGTCACCGCTTACATTCCGGGTGAGGGACACAACCTGCAGGAGCACTCCATCGTGCTCGTGCGCGGCGGCCGTGTGAAGGACCTGCCGGGTGTTCGCTACAAGATCATCCGTGGCTCCCTCGACACCCAGGGTGTCAAGAACCGCAAGCAGGCCCGTTCCCGCTACGGCGCCAAGAAGGAGAAGTAG
- the rpoB gene encoding DNA-directed RNA polymerase subunit beta, translating to MAASRTASTANTNNGASTAPLRISFAKIKEPLEVPNLLALQTESFDWLLGNTAWQSRVEAALESGQDVPTKSGLEEIFEEISPIEDFSGSMSLTFRDHRFEPPKNSIDECKERDFTYAAPLFVTAEFTNNETGEIKSQTVFMGDFPLMTHKGTFVINGTERVVVSQLVRSPGVYFDSSIDKTSDKDIFSAKIIPSRGAWLEMEIDKRDMVGVRIDRKRKQSVTVLLKALGWTTEQILEEFGEYESMRATLEKDHTQGQDDALLDIYRKLRPGEPPTREAAQTLLENLYFNPKRYDLAKVGRYKVNKKLGAEAPLDAGILTVEDIISTIKYLVKLHAGETETAADNGQTIVVETDDIDHFGNRRLRSVGELIQNQVRTGLARMERVVRERMTTQDVEAITPQTLINIRPVVASIKEFFGTSQLSQFMDQNNPLSGLTHKRRLSALGPGGLSRERAGFEVRDVHPSHYGRMCPIETPEGPNIGLIGSLASYGRVNAFGFVETPYRRVTDGVVTDEVDYLTADEEDRFVIAQANATLNDDMRFTENRVLVRRRGGEVDYVAGDDVDYMDVSPRQMVSVATAMIPFLEHDDANRALMGANMMRQAVPLIKSESPLVGTGMEYRSAVDAGDVVKAEKAGVVQEVSADYITTANDDGTYITYRLAKFARSNQGTSVNQKVIVNEGDRIIEGQVLADGPATENGEMALGKNLLVAFMPWEGHNYEDAIILSQRLVQDDVLSSIHIEEHEVDARDTKLGPEEITRDIPNVSEEVLADLDERGIIRIGAEVVAGDILVGKVTPKGETELTPEERLLRAIFGEKAREVRDTSLKVPHGEIGKVIGVRVFDREEGDELPPGVNQLVRVYVAQKRKITDGDKLAGRHGNKGVISKILPIEDMPFLEDGTPVDIILNPLGVPSRMNPGQVLEIHLGWLASRGWDVSGLGEEWAQRLQAIGADAVQPGTNVATPVFDGAREDELAGLLEHTIPNRDGERMVLPTGKAPLFDGRSGEPFPEPISVGYMYILKLHHLVDDKLHARSTGPYSMITQQPLGGKAQFGGQRFGEMEVWALEAYGAAYALQELLTIKSDDVTGRVKVYEAIVKGENIPEPGIPESFKVLIKEMQSLCLNVEVLSSDGMSIEMRDTDEDVFRAAEELGIDLSRREPSSVEEV from the coding sequence TTGGCCGCCTCGCGCACTGCCTCGACCGCGAATACGAACAACGGCGCCAGCACCGCCCCGCTGCGCATCTCCTTTGCAAAGATCAAGGAGCCCCTCGAGGTTCCCAACCTGCTCGCGCTGCAGACCGAGAGCTTCGACTGGCTGCTCGGCAACACCGCCTGGCAGAGTCGGGTCGAGGCGGCTCTGGAGTCCGGTCAGGACGTCCCCACGAAGTCCGGTCTGGAGGAGATCTTCGAGGAGATCTCCCCGATCGAGGACTTCTCCGGGTCGATGTCGCTGACGTTCCGCGACCACCGTTTCGAGCCGCCGAAGAACAGCATCGACGAGTGCAAGGAGCGCGACTTCACGTACGCCGCTCCGCTCTTCGTGACGGCTGAGTTCACCAACAACGAGACCGGCGAGATCAAGTCCCAGACGGTCTTCATGGGCGACTTCCCGCTCATGACCCACAAGGGCACCTTCGTCATCAACGGCACCGAGCGTGTCGTGGTGTCCCAGCTGGTCCGCTCGCCCGGCGTCTACTTCGACTCCTCCATCGACAAGACGTCCGACAAGGACATCTTCTCGGCCAAGATCATCCCGTCCCGGGGTGCCTGGCTGGAGATGGAGATCGACAAGCGCGACATGGTCGGTGTCCGCATCGACCGCAAGCGCAAGCAGTCCGTGACCGTTCTGCTCAAGGCTCTCGGTTGGACCACCGAGCAGATCCTCGAGGAGTTCGGCGAGTACGAGTCCATGCGCGCCACCCTGGAGAAGGACCACACCCAGGGCCAGGACGACGCGCTGCTCGACATCTACCGCAAGCTGCGTCCGGGCGAGCCCCCCACGCGTGAGGCCGCGCAGACGCTTCTGGAGAACCTGTACTTCAACCCGAAGCGCTACGACCTCGCCAAGGTCGGCCGCTACAAGGTCAACAAGAAGCTGGGTGCGGAGGCTCCGCTCGACGCGGGCATCCTGACCGTCGAGGACATCATCTCGACGATCAAGTACCTGGTGAAGCTGCACGCCGGCGAGACCGAGACGGCCGCGGACAACGGCCAGACGATCGTTGTCGAGACCGACGACATCGACCACTTCGGCAACCGTCGTCTGCGCAGCGTCGGCGAGCTCATCCAGAACCAGGTCCGCACGGGTCTGGCTCGTATGGAGCGCGTCGTCCGTGAGCGCATGACGACTCAGGACGTCGAGGCGATCACGCCGCAGACCCTGATCAACATCCGGCCGGTCGTCGCCTCCATCAAGGAGTTCTTCGGCACCAGCCAGCTGTCGCAGTTCATGGACCAGAACAACCCGCTGTCGGGTCTCACCCACAAGCGCCGTCTGTCGGCTCTTGGTCCGGGTGGTCTCTCCCGTGAGCGGGCCGGCTTCGAGGTCCGTGACGTGCACCCGTCTCACTACGGCCGTATGTGCCCGATCGAGACTCCCGAAGGCCCGAACATCGGTCTGATCGGTTCGCTCGCCTCGTACGGTCGCGTCAACGCGTTCGGCTTCGTCGAGACGCCCTACCGCCGGGTCACCGACGGTGTCGTCACCGACGAGGTCGACTACCTGACGGCCGACGAAGAGGACCGCTTCGTCATCGCGCAGGCCAACGCCACGCTCAACGACGACATGCGGTTCACCGAGAACCGCGTCCTGGTCCGCCGCCGTGGCGGCGAGGTCGACTACGTCGCCGGTGACGACGTGGACTACATGGACGTCTCGCCGCGCCAGATGGTGTCGGTCGCGACCGCCATGATCCCCTTCCTCGAGCACGACGACGCCAACCGTGCCCTCATGGGCGCGAACATGATGCGTCAGGCCGTCCCGCTCATCAAGAGCGAGTCGCCGCTCGTCGGCACCGGCATGGAGTACCGCTCCGCGGTCGACGCCGGCGACGTGGTCAAGGCCGAGAAGGCGGGTGTGGTCCAGGAGGTATCCGCGGACTACATCACCACCGCCAACGACGACGGCACGTACATCACGTACCGCCTGGCCAAGTTCGCCCGCTCCAACCAGGGCACCTCGGTCAACCAGAAGGTCATCGTCAACGAGGGCGACCGGATCATCGAGGGCCAGGTCCTGGCCGACGGTCCGGCCACCGAGAACGGCGAGATGGCGCTGGGCAAGAACCTGCTCGTGGCGTTCATGCCGTGGGAGGGTCACAACTACGAGGACGCGATCATCCTGTCGCAGCGCCTCGTGCAGGACGACGTCCTCTCCTCGATCCACATCGAGGAGCACGAGGTCGACGCCCGTGACACCAAGCTCGGCCCCGAGGAGATCACCCGGGACATCCCGAACGTCTCCGAGGAGGTCCTCGCCGACCTCGACGAGCGCGGCATCATCCGTATCGGTGCCGAGGTCGTCGCCGGAGACATCCTCGTCGGCAAGGTCACGCCCAAGGGCGAGACCGAGCTGACCCCGGAGGAGCGCCTGCTGCGCGCGATCTTCGGTGAGAAGGCCCGTGAGGTCCGTGACACCTCGCTGAAGGTGCCGCACGGCGAGATCGGCAAGGTCATCGGCGTCCGCGTCTTCGACCGCGAGGAGGGCGACGAGCTTCCCCCCGGTGTGAACCAGCTTGTGCGCGTGTACGTGGCGCAGAAGCGCAAGATCACCGACGGTGACAAGCTCGCCGGCCGCCACGGCAACAAGGGTGTCATCTCCAAGATCCTGCCCATCGAGGACATGCCGTTCCTCGAGGACGGGACCCCGGTCGACATCATCCTCAACCCGCTCGGTGTGCCGTCCCGAATGAACCCGGGACAGGTCCTGGAGATCCACCTCGGCTGGCTCGCCAGCCGCGGCTGGGACGTCTCCGGCCTCGGCGAGGAGTGGGCGCAGCGCCTCCAGGCGATCGGCGCCGACGCGGTCCAGCCGGGCACGAACGTCGCGACCCCCGTCTTCGACGGTGCGCGTGAGGACGAGCTCGCCGGTCTGCTCGAGCACACGATCCCGAACCGCGACGGCGAGCGCATGGTGCTCCCGACCGGTAAGGCCCCGCTGTTCGACGGCCGCTCGGGTGAGCCCTTCCCGGAGCCGATCTCGGTCGGCTACATGTACATCCTGAAGCTGCACCACCTGGTCGACGACAAGCTCCACGCCCGCTCGACCGGCCCGTACAGCATGATCACCCAGCAGCCGCTGGGTGGTAAGGCCCAGTTCGGTGGCCAGCGCTTCGGTGAGATGGAGGTGTGGGCGCTGGAGGCATACGGCGCCGCGTACGCCCTCCAGGAGCTGCTGACCATCAAGTCCGACGACGTCACCGGCCGCGTGAAGGTCTACGAGGCCATCGTCAAGGGCGAGAACATCCCCGAGCCCGGCATCCCCGAGTCCTTCAAGGTGCTCATCAAGGAGATGCAGTCGCTCTGCCTGAACGTGGAGGTGCTGTCCAGCGACGGTATGTCCATCGAGATGCGTGACACCGACGAGGACGTCTTCCGCGCTGCGGAGGAGCTCGGCATCGACCTGTCCCGGCGCGAGCCGAGCAGCGTCGAAGAGGTCTGA
- the fusA gene encoding elongation factor G translates to MATTSLDLAKVRNIGIMAHIDAGKTTTTERILFYTGVSYKIGEVHDGAATMDWMEQEQERGITITSAATTCHWPLEDNDYTINIIDTPGHVDFTVEVERSLRVLDGAVTVFDGVAGVEPQSETVWRQADRYGVPRICFVNKLDRTGAEFHRCVDMISDRLGAQPLVMQLPIGAEADFKGVVDLVRMKALVWSAEAAKGEMYDVVDIPATHTEAAEEYRGKLIEGVAENDEEIMELYLEGQEPTEEQLYAAIRRITIASGKSSDTTVTPVFCGTAFKNKGVQPLLDAVVRYLPTPLDVEAIEGHDVKDPELVVKRKPSDDEPLSALAFKIMSDPHLGKLTFVRVYSGRLESGTAVLNSVKGKKERIGKIYRMHANKREEIDSVGAGDIIAVMGLKQTTTGETLSDDKNPVILESMDFPAPVIQVAIEPKSKGDQEKLGVAIQRLAEEDPSFQVHSDEETGQTIIGGMGELHLEVLVDRMRREFKVEANVGKPQVAYRETIRKAVERVDYTHKKQTGGTGQFAKVQIAIEPIEGGDASYEFVNKVTGGRIPKEYIPSVDAGAQEAMQFGILAGYEMTGVRVTLIDGGYHEVDSSELAFKIAGSQAFKEAARKASPVLLEPMMAVEVTTPEDYMGEVIGDINSRRGQIQAMEERAGARVVKGLVPLSEMFGYVGDLRSKTSGRASYSMQFDSYAEVPRNVAEEIIAKAKGE, encoded by the coding sequence ATGGCTACCACTTCACTTGACCTGGCCAAGGTCCGCAACATTGGGATCATGGCCCACATCGACGCGGGCAAGACGACCACCACCGAGCGGATCCTGTTCTACACCGGTGTGTCTTACAAGATCGGTGAGGTCCACGACGGCGCTGCCACGATGGACTGGATGGAGCAGGAGCAGGAGCGTGGCATCACGATCACGTCTGCTGCGACCACCTGTCACTGGCCGCTCGAGGACAACGACTACACCATCAACATCATCGACACCCCGGGGCACGTCGACTTCACCGTTGAGGTGGAGCGCTCCCTGCGTGTGCTCGACGGTGCCGTGACGGTGTTCGACGGTGTCGCCGGTGTCGAGCCGCAGTCCGAGACGGTGTGGCGTCAGGCCGACCGTTACGGCGTGCCGCGTATTTGCTTCGTGAACAAGCTGGACCGTACCGGCGCCGAGTTCCACCGCTGCGTGGACATGATCTCGGACCGCCTGGGCGCCCAGCCGCTCGTCATGCAGCTTCCGATCGGCGCCGAGGCCGACTTCAAGGGCGTTGTGGACCTGGTCCGCATGAAGGCGCTCGTGTGGTCCGCCGAGGCCGCCAAGGGCGAGATGTACGACGTCGTCGACATCCCGGCCACGCACACCGAGGCTGCCGAGGAGTACCGCGGCAAGCTGATCGAGGGCGTCGCCGAGAACGACGAAGAGATCATGGAGCTGTACCTGGAGGGCCAGGAGCCCACCGAGGAGCAGCTGTACGCCGCGATCCGTCGCATCACCATCGCGTCCGGCAAGTCCAGCGACACCACGGTCACCCCGGTGTTCTGTGGCACCGCGTTCAAGAACAAGGGCGTCCAGCCCCTGCTCGACGCGGTCGTGCGCTACCTGCCGACCCCGCTCGACGTCGAGGCCATCGAGGGCCACGACGTGAAGGACCCCGAGCTGGTCGTCAAGCGCAAGCCGTCCGACGACGAGCCGCTGTCCGCGCTGGCGTTCAAGATCATGAGCGACCCGCACCTCGGCAAGCTCACCTTCGTCCGGGTCTACTCGGGCCGCCTGGAGTCCGGCACCGCCGTGCTGAACTCCGTCAAGGGCAAGAAGGAGCGCATCGGCAAGATCTACCGCATGCACGCGAACAAGCGTGAGGAGATCGACTCGGTGGGCGCCGGCGACATCATCGCCGTCATGGGCCTGAAGCAGACCACCACCGGTGAGACGCTGTCCGACGACAAGAACCCGGTCATCCTGGAGTCCATGGACTTCCCGGCGCCGGTCATCCAGGTCGCCATCGAGCCCAAGTCGAAGGGTGACCAGGAGAAGCTGGGCGTCGCGATCCAGCGCCTGGCCGAGGAGGACCCGTCCTTCCAGGTCCACTCGGACGAGGAGACCGGCCAGACCATCATCGGTGGTATGGGCGAGCTGCACCTCGAGGTGCTGGTCGACCGTATGCGCCGTGAGTTCAAGGTCGAGGCCAACGTCGGCAAGCCGCAGGTCGCCTACCGCGAGACGATCCGCAAGGCCGTCGAGCGCGTCGACTACACGCACAAGAAGCAGACTGGTGGTACCGGCCAGTTCGCCAAGGTGCAGATCGCGATCGAGCCGATCGAGGGCGGCGACGCCTCGTACGAGTTCGTGAACAAGGTGACCGGTGGTCGTATCCCGAAGGAGTACATCCCTTCGGTCGACGCCGGTGCGCAGGAGGCCATGCAGTTCGGCATCCTCGCGGGCTACGAGATGACCGGCGTGCGCGTCACGCTGATCGACGGTGGCTACCACGAGGTCGACTCCTCGGAGCTCGCCTTCAAGATCGCCGGTTCGCAGGCCTTCAAGGAGGCCGCGCGCAAGGCCAGCCCTGTGCTCCTTGAGCCGATGATGGCCGTCGAGGTCACCACGCCCGAGGACTACATGGGCGAGGTCATCGGCGACATCAACTCCCGCCGTGGCCAGATCCAGGCCATGGAGGAGCGGGCGGGTGCTCGCGTCGTGAAGGGCCTCGTGCCCCTCTCGGAGATGTTCGGCTATGTCGGCGACCTGCGCAGCAAGACGTCCGGCCGTGCCAGCTACTCCATGCAGTTCGACTCCTACGCCGAGGTTCCGCGGAACGTCGCCGAGGAGATCATCGCGAAGGCCAAGGGCGAGTAA
- the rpsG gene encoding 30S ribosomal protein S7 produces the protein MPRKGPAPKRPVIIDPVYGSPLVTSLINKVLLNGKRSTAERIVYGAMEGLREKTGNDPIITLKRALENIKPTLEVKSRRVGGATYQVPIEVKPGRANTLALRWLVGYSRARREKTMTERLLNELLDASNGLGAAVKKREDTHKMAESNKAFAHYRW, from the coding sequence ATGCCTCGTAAGGGCCCCGCCCCGAAGCGCCCGGTCATCATCGACCCGGTCTACGGTTCTCCTCTGGTGACGTCGCTCATCAACAAGGTGCTGCTGAACGGCAAGCGCTCCACCGCCGAGCGCATCGTCTACGGCGCCATGGAAGGTCTGCGTGAGAAGACGGGCAACGACCCGATCATCACGCTGAAGCGCGCGCTGGAGAACATCAAGCCGACCCTCGAGGTCAAGTCCCGCCGTGTCGGTGGTGCGACGTACCAGGTTCCGATCGAGGTCAAGCCCGGTCGTGCCAACACGCTCGCGCTGCGCTGGCTCGTCGGTTACTCCCGCGCCCGTCGGGAGAAGACCATGACCGAGCGTCTGCTCAACGAGCTTCTCGACGCTTCGAACGGCCTCGGTGCGGCCGTCAAGAAGCGCGAGGACACGCACAAGATGGCCGAGTCCAACAAGGCCTTCGCGCACTACCGCTGGTAG
- a CDS encoding DUF1707 and DUF4190 domain-containing protein, whose amino-acid sequence MTHPSWQPGQPWEPWKGSSAPQPWSGAGAPQPWTGPSVPSMLASHADRERAVDVLRAGYGEGRLEHPEFEQRVSRAYTARTVGELALLVADLPQGPMPHPAPVMPVPPTFLATPRPLTNGKAVGSVVCGVLCLVSFGLTGIPAVVLGHAARSEIRRTGEGGDGLALTGLVLGWLSNAAWAAMLTLMIVAAALSA is encoded by the coding sequence ATGACGCATCCGTCGTGGCAGCCGGGGCAGCCATGGGAGCCATGGAAGGGCAGCAGCGCGCCGCAGCCTTGGTCCGGCGCCGGCGCGCCGCAGCCGTGGACGGGCCCGAGCGTGCCGTCGATGCTCGCCTCGCACGCCGACCGTGAGCGCGCCGTGGACGTGCTCAGAGCCGGTTACGGCGAGGGCCGGCTGGAGCATCCCGAGTTCGAGCAGCGGGTCTCACGGGCCTACACGGCCCGTACGGTCGGGGAGCTTGCCCTGCTGGTCGCCGACCTGCCGCAGGGCCCCATGCCGCACCCGGCGCCCGTGATGCCCGTACCACCGACGTTTCTGGCGACGCCCCGGCCGCTGACGAACGGCAAAGCCGTCGGTTCGGTGGTCTGCGGGGTGCTGTGCCTCGTGAGCTTCGGGCTGACCGGCATTCCGGCCGTCGTCCTGGGGCACGCGGCTCGCTCCGAGATTCGCCGAACCGGTGAGGGCGGGGACGGCCTCGCCCTCACCGGCCTCGTGCTGGGGTGGCTGTCGAACGCGGCCTGGGCGGCGATGCTGACGTTGATGATCGTCGCTGCCGCCCTGTCGGCATGA
- a CDS encoding DNA-directed RNA polymerase subunit beta': protein MLDVNFFDELRIGLATADDIRQWSHGEVKKPETINYRTLKPEKDGLFCEKIFGPTRDWECYCGKYKRVRFKGIICERCGVEVTRAKVRRERMGHIELAAPVTHIWYFKGVPSRLGYLLDLAPKDLEKVIYFAAYMITYVDEERRTRDLPSLEAHVSVERQQVENRRDADLEARAKKLETDLAELEAEGAKADVRRKVREGAEREMKQLRDRAQREIDRLDEVWTRFKNLKVQDLEGDELLYRELRDRFGTYFDGSMGAAALQKRLESFDLDEEAEKLREIIRTGKGQKKTRALKRLKVVSAFLQTSNSPKGMVLDCVPVIPPDLRPMVQLDGGRFATSDLNDLYRRVINRNNRLKRLLDLGAPEIIVNNEKRMLQEAVDALFDNGRRGRPVTGPGNRPLKSLSDMLKGKQGRFRQNLLGKRVDYSARSVIVVGPQLKLHQCGLPKAMALELFKPFVMKRLVDLNHAQNIKSAKRMVERGRTVVYDVLEEVIAEHPVLLNRAPTLHRLGIQAFEPQLVEGKAIQIHPLVCTAFNADFDGDQMAVHLPLSAEAQAEARILMLSSNNILKPADGRPVTMPTQDMVLGLFFLTTDSEMRNVKGADRGFSSVAEAIMAFDAGELSLQSKIDIRFPVGTIPPRGWMPPAQEEGEPEWQQGDSFRLKTTLGRALFNELLPEDYPFVDYEVGKKQLSEIVNDLAERYPKVIVAATLDNLKASGFYWATRSGVTVAISDVVVPEAKKEIVKGYEAQDEKVQKQYERGLITKDERTQELIAIWTKATNEVAEAMNENFPKTNPIFMMVNSGARGNMMQMRQIAGMRGLVSNAKNETIPRPIKASFREGLSVLEYFISTHGARKGLADTALRTADSGYLTRRLVDVSQDVIIREEDCGTERGLKLAIAERGADGVLRKADNAETSVYARCLAEDIVVDGKVLAPAGVDLGDVLIDQLVKAGIEEVKTRSVLTCESAVGTCAMCYGRSLATGKLVDIGEAVGIIAAQSIGEPGTQLTMRTFHTGGVAGDDITQGLPRVVELFEARTPKGVAPISEATGRVRIEETEKTKKLVVTPDDGSDETAFPISKRARLLVSEGEHVEVGQKLTVGATNPHDVLRILGQRAVQVHLVGEVQKVYNSQGVSIHDKHIEIIIRQMLRRVTIIESGDAELLPGELVERSKFETENRRVVQEGGHPASGRPQLMGITKASLATESWLSAASFQETTRVLTDAAINAKSDSLIGLKENVIIGKLIPAGTGLSRYRNIRVEPTEEAKAAMYSAVGYDDIDYSPFGTGSGQAVPLEDYDYGPYNQ, encoded by the coding sequence GTGCTCGACGTCAACTTCTTCGATGAGCTCCGGATCGGTCTGGCCACCGCTGACGACATCCGTCAGTGGAGCCACGGCGAGGTCAAGAAGCCCGAGACCATCAACTACCGCACCCTCAAGCCCGAAAAGGACGGACTCTTCTGCGAGAAGATCTTCGGTCCGACCCGGGACTGGGAGTGCTACTGCGGCAAGTACAAGCGTGTCCGCTTCAAGGGCATCATCTGTGAGCGCTGCGGCGTCGAGGTGACTCGCGCCAAGGTGCGTCGTGAGCGGATGGGCCACATCGAGCTGGCCGCGCCCGTCACGCACATCTGGTACTTCAAGGGTGTCCCGAGCCGGCTGGGCTACCTGCTCGACCTGGCTCCCAAGGACCTCGAGAAGGTCATCTACTTCGCGGCGTACATGATCACGTACGTCGACGAGGAGCGCCGTACGCGTGACCTGCCCTCCCTGGAGGCGCACGTCTCCGTCGAGCGGCAGCAGGTCGAGAACCGCCGGGACGCCGACCTGGAGGCCCGCGCCAAGAAGCTCGAGACCGACCTGGCCGAGCTCGAGGCCGAGGGTGCCAAGGCCGACGTGCGCCGCAAGGTGCGCGAGGGTGCCGAGCGTGAGATGAAGCAGCTGCGCGACCGTGCGCAGCGCGAGATCGACCGTCTCGACGAGGTGTGGACCCGGTTCAAGAACCTCAAGGTCCAGGACCTCGAGGGCGACGAGCTGCTCTACCGCGAGCTGCGTGACCGCTTCGGCACGTACTTCGACGGCTCGATGGGTGCCGCGGCGCTGCAGAAGCGCCTGGAGTCCTTCGACCTCGACGAGGAAGCCGAGAAGCTCCGCGAGATCATCCGCACCGGCAAGGGCCAGAAGAAGACCCGTGCGCTCAAGCGCCTGAAGGTCGTCTCCGCGTTCCTGCAGACCAGCAACAGCCCCAAGGGCATGGTGCTCGACTGCGTGCCGGTCATCCCGCCGGACCTTCGCCCGATGGTGCAGCTGGACGGTGGCCGCTTCGCGACCTCCGACCTGAACGACCTGTACCGCCGTGTGATCAACCGGAACAACCGACTGAAGCGCCTTCTCGACCTCGGTGCGCCCGAGATCATCGTGAACAACGAGAAGCGCATGCTCCAGGAGGCCGTCGACGCGCTGTTCGACAACGGTCGTCGTGGTCGCCCGGTCACCGGTCCCGGTAACCGTCCGCTGAAGTCCCTCAGCGACATGCTGAAGGGTAAGCAGGGTCGATTCCGTCAGAACCTGCTCGGTAAGCGTGTGGACTACTCCGCGCGTTCCGTGATCGTCGTCGGTCCGCAGCTGAAGCTGCACCAGTGCGGTCTGCCCAAGGCGATGGCGCTGGAGCTCTTCAAGCCGTTCGTGATGAAGCGCCTGGTCGACCTGAACCACGCGCAGAACATCAAGAGCGCCAAGCGCATGGTGGAGCGCGGCCGCACGGTCGTGTACGACGTCCTCGAAGAGGTCATCGCCGAGCACCCGGTTCTGCTGAACCGTGCTCCCACCCTGCACCGCCTCGGCATCCAGGCCTTCGAGCCGCAGCTGGTCGAGGGCAAGGCCATCCAGATCCACCCGCTCGTCTGCACCGCGTTCAACGCGGACTTCGACGGTGACCAGATGGCCGTGCACCTGCCGCTGTCCGCGGAGGCGCAGGCCGAGGCCCGCATCCTGATGCTGTCCTCGAACAACATCCTCAAGCCCGCCGACGGCCGTCCGGTGACGATGCCGACCCAGGACATGGTCCTCGGTCTGTTCTTCCTCACCACGGACAGCGAGATGCGGAACGTGAAGGGCGCGGACCGCGGCTTCTCGTCCGTGGCCGAGGCGATCATGGCCTTCGACGCCGGCGAGCTCTCGCTCCAGTCGAAGATCGACATCCGCTTCCCGGTGGGCACCATCCCGCCGCGTGGCTGGATGCCGCCCGCCCAGGAAGAGGGCGAGCCGGAGTGGCAGCAGGGTGACAGCTTCCGTCTGAAGACCACGCTCGGCCGTGCGCTCTTCAACGAACTGCTGCCCGAGGACTACCCGTTCGTCGACTACGAGGTCGGCAAGAAGCAGCTCTCCGAGATCGTCAACGACCTCGCCGAGCGCTACCCGAAGGTCATCGTGGCGGCGACGCTCGACAACCTGAAGGCGTCCGGCTTCTACTGGGCCACCCGTTCCGGCGTCACCGTCGCCATCTCCGACGTCGTCGTTCCCGAGGCGAAGAAGGAGATCGTCAAGGGCTACGAGGCGCAGGACGAGAAGGTCCAGAAGCAGTACGAGCGCGGTCTGATCACCAAGGACGAGCGCACGCAGGAGCTCATCGCGATCTGGACCAAGGCGACCAACGAGGTTGCCGAGGCGATGAACGAGAACTTCCCGAAGACCAACCCGATCTTCATGATGGTGAACTCGGGTGCACGAGGCAACATGATGCAGATGCGTCAGATTGCCGGTATGCGTGGTCTGGTGTCGAACGCGAAGAACGAGACCATCCCGCGTCCGATCAAGGCCTCGTTCCGTGAGGGCCTGTCCGTGCTGGAGTACTTCATCTCCACGCACGGTGCCCGTAAGGGTCTGGCGGACACCGCCCTGCGTACCGCCGACTCGGGTTACCTCACCCGTCGTCTGGTCGACGTCTCCCAGGACGTCATCATCCGCGAGGAGGACTGCGGCACGGAGCGTGGCCTCAAGCTGGCCATCGCCGAGCGCGGCGCGGACGGCGTGCTGCGCAAGGCGGACAACGCCGAGACCAGCGTGTACGCGCGCTGCCTCGCCGAGGACATCGTCGTCGACGGCAAGGTGCTCGCCCCGGCGGGCGTCGACCTCGGTGACGTCCTCATCGACCAGCTGGTCAAGGCCGGCATCGAGGAGGTCAAGACCCGCTCGGTCCTGACCTGCGAGTCCGCCGTCGGCACCTGCGCCATGTGCTACGGCCGCTCGCTCGCCACCGGCAAGCTGGTCGACATCGGTGAGGCGGTCGGCATCATCGCCGCCCAGTCCATCGGTGAGCCCGGTACCCAGCTGACGATGCGTACCTTCCACACCGGTGGTGTGGCCGGTGACGACATCACCCAGGGTCTGCCGCGTGTCGTCGAGCTCTTCGAGGCCCGTACCCCGAAGGGTGTCGCCCCGATCTCCGAGGCCACCGGCCGCGTGCGGATCGAGGAGACCGAGAAGACCAAGAAGCTGGTCGTCACCCCGGACGACGGCAGCGACGAGACGGCGTTCCCGATCTCGAAGCGTGCCCGACTCCTGGTCAGCGAGGGCGAGCACGTCGAGGTGGGCCAGAAGCTCACCGTGGGTGCCACCAACCCGCACGACGTGCTGCGCATCCTGGGTCAGCGTGCCGTCCAGGTCCACCTGGTCGGCGAGGTCCAGAAGGTCTACAACTCGCAGGGCGTGTCGATCCACGACAAGCACATCGAGATCATCATCCGGCAGATGCTGCGCCGTGTGACGATCATCGAGTCCGGCGACGCCGAGCTGCTGCCCGGCGAGCTGGTCGAGCGCTCGAAGTTCGAGACCGAGAACCGTCGTGTGGTCCAGGAGGGCGGTCACCCGGCCTCCGGTCGTCCGCAGCTGATGGGTATCACTAAGGCCTCGCTGGCGACGGAATCCTGGCTGTCGGCCGCCTCCTTCCAGGAGACGACCCGAGTCCTGACGGATGCGGCGATCAACGCCAAGTCCGACAGCCTCATCGGCCTCAAGGAGAACGTCATCATCGGTAAGCTCATCCCGGCCGGTACGGGCCTGTCCCGCTACCGCAACATCCGGGTCGAGCCGACCGAGGAGGCCAAGGCCGCGATGTACTCGGCCGTCGGTTACGACGACATCGACTACTCGCCGTTCGGCACCGGCTCCGGCCAGGCCGTTCCGCTGGAGGACTACGACTACGGTCCGTACAACCAGTAA